From the genome of Melitaea cinxia chromosome 12, ilMelCinx1.1, whole genome shotgun sequence, one region includes:
- the LOC123658438 gene encoding cAMP and cAMP-inhibited cGMP 3',5'-cyclic phosphodiesterase 10A-like encodes MTDPVPRSAKSVKSRLDTIHQSDDFGKKTTNVSKVQSHFLVPSDKLDKVTRRVIAPYAQIERKGLKEDEAKEGTYLDINRFNVFLEDTVDLDSLLYETANVLKAVTNSSGVFVYIVNNINNEIVLMTQNTKNPERHEVNIPIEEGKVAAAHVAATKEYLLIEDVQHDSRFAEGLKWVDAKVALCMPVVKPDGDCYAVLELYRSNAEPYDHNIVYTVVSVACWAGAAVHQAQARVTLQRSAHLNQELRALLQNYFCDLASIDTMLTDMLAVVKSFVGAMRSSFFIIDRDGVGDNLQADMWDDGWGSEKSTIPKKKIKINLSQEQTPAALVAKTGEPLNVRDAYKDPRFSKEIDPTTGTVVRSCLVSPIIDKKGVIGVVQLTNKINAQPFDSEDEVIFQVFINYCSLIVHFYNMQQSKIYHENLNKVLSELMKLHLSPCRHDMDEIIETNAMMIPPNNFRSYDYHISEGSKEDMPGLVCYMYIEAFADVHFERHILADFALTILQCYRDNPYHNAEHAFCFTHTMYLILINNSGYFDFVETAALMLAGLCHDLDHPGYNNNFLSLCKHPLAQMYKSSILEYHHYFLAKKVIEDKNLLGMLSTADRDRILQEIKYNILCTDLAVYFQVRAQLTPLLAECSFDWADISHRKLLKGILMTTSDLSGSCKPFGVSKGIAECVYEEFYNQGDQEREMGYTPLSMMDRRRSANQPAEQIQFLSVVVLPCLLLLQNIFPNTSPLTDNCRKTQEAWHEEIEIRGQKLWRQDDSVPNTRSRVVLKTAD; translated from the exons ATGACTGATCCAGTACCTCGCAGTGctaaatcagtcaaaagtagaCTCGATACGATTCATCAATCAGATGATTTCGGCAAGAAAACTACCAATGTTTCAAAAGTGCAGTCCCACTTTCTAGTTCCATCAGATAAACTTGACAAAGTTACGAGGCGCGTGATAGCACCATATGCTCAAATCGAGAGAAAAGGTCTGAAAGAAGACGAGGCCAAAGAAGGGACGTATTTGGATATTAACAGATTTAATGTCTTCTTAGAAGATACAGTTGATCTCGACTCTTTACTTTATGAAACTGCAAATGTTTTGAAGGCGGTTACAAATAGTTCTG GTGTATTCGTGTATATAGTGAACAACATAAATAATGAGATTGTACTAATGACGCAAAATACCAAGAATCCTGAACGTCATGAGGTTAACATTCCCATTG AGGAAGGTAAAGTAGCGGCCGCTCATGTAGCAGCAACAAAGGAGTACCTGTTGATTGAGGACGTACAACACGATAGCCGGTTTGCTGAAGGTCTCAAGTGGGTAGACGCGAAAGTAGCACTCTGTATGCCGGTTGTTAAACCAGATGGTGATTGCTACGCCGTACTCGAACTATATCGATCTAACGCCGAACCATATGATCAC AACATAGTGTACACTGTGGTTAGTGTGGCGTGCTGGGCAGGCGCGGCAGTACATCAAGCACAAGCTCGTGTTACTTTGCAACGTTCTGCTCACCTCAACCAGGAGTTACGTGCTTTACTGCAGAATTACTTTTGCGACCTCGCTTCTATTGACACCATGCTGACTGACATGTTG gCGGTGGTGAAATCTTTCGTTGGTGCTATGAGGAGCAGTTTCTTCATAATAGACAGAGATGGCGTTGGGGATAATCTTCAAGCTGACATGTGGGATGATGGATGGGGCTCCGAAAAATCAACGAtaccaaagaaaaaaataaaaattaa CTTGAGTCAAGAGCAGACACCAGCGGCTCTGGTAGCTAAAACTGGAGAGCCGCTTAACGTAAGGGATGCGTACAAAGATCCAAGATTCTCAAAAGAAATTGACCCAACCACAGGCACCGTTGTTAGATCATGTTTAGTATCACCGATTATAGACAAAAAGGGGGTCATAG GTGTTGTTCAACTTACGAACAAAATAAATGCTCAGCCGTTCGATTCAGAAGATGAAGTGATATTTCAAGTGTTTATCAACTACTGCTCACTCATTGTGCACTTCTACAACATGCAACAGAGCAAAATATATCAT GAAAACTTAAACAAAGTACTCAGTGAACTGATGAAGTTGCATCTTTCACCGTGTCGACATGACATGGATGAAATAATAGAAACAAATGCAATGATGATACCACCAAATAATTTTAGAAg cTATGACTACCACATAAGCGAAGGCAGCAAGGAAGACATGCCAGGGCTTGTTTGTTACATGTATATCGAAGCATTTGCCGATGTACACTTCGAGAGACATATTTTAGCGGATTTTGCGTTGACGATACTGCAGTGTTACAGAGATAATCCGTATCATAATGCAGAACACGCCTTCTGTTTCACACATACCATGTATCTAATATTGATCAACAATAGTGGATATTTTGACTTCGTCGAG ACAGCAGCACTAATGCTAGCAGGACTTTGTCACGACCTCGACCATCCTGGATACAACAATAACTTCCTATCCCTCTGCAAACATCCTCTCGCCCAAATGTACAAATCTTCCATTTTGGAATATCATCACTATTTTCTCGCTAAAAAGGTCATTGAG GATAAGAACTTATTGGGTATGCTGTCGACAGCTGACCGAGACCGCATCTTGCAAGagattaaatacaatattctgTGCACAGACCTTGCTGTTTACTTTCAA GTACGAGCTCAACTGACACCGTTGTTGGCTGAATGTTCGTTTGACTGGGCTGATATTTCTCATAGGAAATTGTTAAAG GGTATATTGATGACGACCAGTGATTTATCTGGATCCTGTAAGCCATTTGGTGTGTCGAAAGGTATAGCTGAATGTGTTTATGAAGAATTTTATAATCAG GGTGATCAAGAGCGCGAGATGGGCTACACTCCCCTCAGTATGATGGACAGGCGACGAAGCGCCAACCAGCCCGCGGAGCAGATACAGTTTTTATCTGTCGTAGTGTTGCCATGTTTATTGTTATTGCAAAACATATTTCCTAATACGAGCCCGCTTACTGATAATTGCAG AAAAACCCAAGAAGCGTGGCATGAGGAAATAGAAATACGCGGACAGAAGTTGTGGAGACAAGACGACTCTGTACCAAATACGAGAAGTCGCGTGGTGTTAAAGACTGCcgattaa
- the LOC123658189 gene encoding sorting nexin-12 yields MMAEDTTADATRRLNVKKQTLDDAYAAPANFLEIDVVNPVTMGVGKKRYTDYEVRMRTNLPVFKVKESSVRRRYSDFEWLRTELERDSKIVVPPLPGKALKRQLPFRGDDGIFEEEFIEDRRKGLEVFINKIAGHPLAQNERCLHMFLQEPTIDKNYVPGKIRNT; encoded by the exons ATGATGGCTGAGGATACGACGGCCGACGCGACTAGGCGTTTAAATGTCAAGAAACAGACTCTAGACGACGCGTACGCGGCTCCGGCGAACTTCTTAGAAATCGACGTGGTAAATCCAGTTACGATGGGAGTCGGGAAAAAACGCTATACTGATTATGAAGTTCGCATGAGG ACCAATCTCCCAGTGTTTAAAGTGAAAGAGTCGAGTGTGCGGCGGCGGTACAGTGACTTTGAATGGTTAAGAACAGAACTCGAAAGAGACAGTAAA ATTGTAGTCCCTCCATTACCGGGTAAAGCTTTAAAGAGACAGCTTCCTTTCCGAGGAGATGATGGTATTTTTGAAGAAGAATTCATCGAGGACCGCAGAAAAg GTCTCGAAGTATTCATCAACAAGATCGCCGGCCACCCTCTAGCTCAGAACGAAAGGTGTCTCCACATGTTCCTACAGGAACCAACCATCGATAAGAACTACGTCCCCGGCAAGATACGAAACACATAA